A region of the Candidatus Marsarchaeota archaeon genome:
CCATGTTATGCATCAGCATAAGCACTCCCTGCATCTCCTCTATGCCTGTTTCTGAAAATTTTATGTTCTCGTGCGTGACAAACCTTGTAAGATAGAGTCGCACCGCATCGACCGGATACTTGCCAATCAGGTCCTTGGCCCCGACATAGTTATGCTTGCTCTTATGCATGGCAAAGCCCTTGCTGTCCGTGACCCACCCATGCAGCATTATTGTGTTGAAAGGGGTCTTGTTGTAGGCAGCAACGCCGGTCTTCATTAGTGTCGCAAACCATCCGCGTATCTGGTCAGGCCCCTCTGTCACAAAGCTCTTGCCGTACATCGCCGTGAACTCATCGCTGCTGAGGCTGGCAGTGTGGGCCACACCAGAATCGTACCACACGTCGAATATGTCCGGCACCCTGTGCATCGTGCCCCCACACTTCCCGCACTTGAACGTTATCTCATCTATGAAGGGTTTATGCAGGTCCTCTTCAGTGCGGTGCACCTTCCTACCCTCGCCTTGCTCAAGCTCATCCAAGGAGCCAATTACTTTTCTGTTACCACATGAATCACACACCCATATTGGCATAGGTATGCCCCAGTACCTCTGCCTGCTTACCACCCAGTCTGGCGCATCCCTTATGCTGTCCAGGAACATGCGCTTAAGTTCAGGCGGATGCCACTCAATCCGGTCGCACTCCCTGATTATGCGCTTCTTCATCTTAGCCACGTTTACGAACCACTGCTCTGTAGGCAGGTAGACGAGCTTCTCGTGGCACCTCCAGCAGTGCGGGTAGCTGTGCGTCAGCTGTGTCTTGGCCAGCAGGGCGCCATTAGCCTCGAGGTCCTTCTCGACCTCACGGTTGGCGTCGTGTATGAGGGCCACGCCAGCGTACTTGCCTGCATCGACCGTGTATTTGCCGTCGGTGCCCACTAGCGACAGCATTGGCGCTCGCAGCGATTTGGCAAGAGCGAAGTCCTCTGGGCCGTATGCAGGCGCAACGTGCAGCAGGCCGGAGCCTTCCGCCATGCTCACCAGCTCCTCTGACATGACCACCTTGTGGTACTTCCTGAAGCCCTTCTGCCTAGGGACTTCCTTCTCGAGCGGATTGGTGTAATAGATGCCGTCGAGTTCCGAGCCGAGGAACTCGCTGAGCACTATGGGTGAGAGGCCGAAATCCTTCGCTATGGCGTCGAGCCTGTCCTTCGCGACTATCATCTCCCTGCCATTGATGCTCGCCCTCACGTACATGGCCGTTGGATTGACTGCCACAAGCATGTTGCCCGGTATTGTCCATGGGGTAGTGGTCCAAGCGAGAAGGTACGCCCCGCCACCAAGCTCTATCTTCGGCTTCGAGAGCTCCTTGTTGACCTTGTAAAGCACGTATATTGAAGGATCCGTGTCGTCCTCTTCCTCGACCTCAGGGCCCTTCGCAAGCACTGTGCCGCAGTGCACGCAGTACGGCATCACCTGTGTGCCCCTGTAAACGAGCTTCTTGTCGTATATCTTCTTGAACACACCAAAGCTCTTCTCTATGTAATCAGGTGCAGCCGGTATGTAGGCGTTGGCGAAGTCCATCCATACTCCGTAGCGCATTGCTACCTCGATCTGATCCTTCATGTAGGTCCTGTAGGCCGCAGTGCAGGCCTTTACGAATTCCCCCACGCCAATTCCCGTCTCGATCTCACGTTTCGACTTTATGCCAAGGTCGCGCTCGACGCGGTTTTCGGTAGGCAATCCATGCACGTCGAAGCCAGCCCTGTCGAAGACGTTCCTGCCATTCATGCGCCAGAAGCGCAGTATCGCGTCCTTCCTGGAATAGCCCCGTGCATGGCCGAGGTGCAGCTCCCCGTTGGCGTATGGCGGCCCCTCAAGGAAGAAGTAGGGCTTGCCCTCCTTGTTGAACGTGTTGACGCGCTCCCGCGTATGCTCGCGCTCCCACTTCGCGAGCGATTCCTCTTCAGACTTTATCAGGTCAGGAGCGAGCATTTTTGCACCATTCCGGGCTGTATCTGTAGATTTGCGCCGCCTGCTTATAAATATTGTGTGTTAGCTGCGTTTACGCACAATTTATTTCTCGCGCCAGCCAGACATGCGCATCGCGATTGCAAAGTAGACAAGCGTTTCTATCGCAAGGACCGGCAACGCATACCAAGCAAACGGCGAGAGCCCGAAAAGCCACTGGCTGAACATCGCGGCGGGCGTGACCGGCGACACCATGAGTACGTAAAGAGCCCACTTGGGCAATATCGTGTAAGGATAGAAGCTCGGCGGTATGGTGGTCAGCACCACGCTCACTATGGCCATGACTCCCCACAGGTTGCGCACGTGCCTTATCAGGCCGGTTATCACGATCGATATGGCCATCACGGCGATGAGTAGCACGAACATAACGCCTATGAAGGCCAGGAAGGGTAATGCAGAGAAGATGCCAAGGTATAAACCTATCAGCACGTATAGCGCAATGCCAGGAAGTGATGTGGCGAGGTAGCTGAAGGCAAGGCCGAAATTGTAATCGAACGGCGAGAGCCGTGTAGCGACGAAAAGGTCCTGTATCCTGAGCTGTATGCGCTGGAATGCCGCGTCAGCGCTTCCATAGACTGCATTCGATGAGACTATGGTGAGAAATCCTCCTATAACCGCGAAGTCGATGAGTCTGCCGGCTGAGAATATGGTGATTAAGAAGAGGAATACTAGCGGGTACATGAGCGATGATACAACGTACGAGATGCCCCTTGGTATGCTGTTTATACCGTAGTACCAGGTAAATGCACCTATGAACTTAAGATTCAAGCTCCACACCTCTTATCACAAACAGGTCCTCAAGCGTTATCGGCTTTATGGTGTAACTATGCTCGACGTAGCGTTCGGCCTCATGCTCCCTAATATACATTATCTTCGTGTTGCCTATGGTGTACTTGCCTCCCACATTAGCAGCAGTCGTTTCGGCCCGCACCATGCCGTTGAACCTCTTGAGCAAGCTCTTCATCGTGCCGTGGCCTATAACCTCCCCGTTGTCAACCATCGCTATCTCGTCAGATAGCTCTGCTGCCTCCTCCATGTAGTGCGTGGTGAGCACCAAGGTGCCCTTGAGCATCTTCACCGCGCTCCACACCTCCAGTCTCGAGAGCGGGTCAAGACCAGTAGTTGGTTCGTCAAGGAAAACTACGTCTGCGTTTGCCGCGAGTGCCATCGCAACGAATATCTTGCGCTTCATGCCACCAGAGAGCTCGTCCGACGGCGTGTTTCTTGCATCGTAAAGCTCAAGCGTCCTGAGCGCGTCTTCCGCGTCCCTGGCTGCCTGCCGCACGGTCGAGCCCCTGGCTATGAGATACGTCTTGAGGTGTTCCATAGGCGTCAGGAACCCCATCGGGCTGGCTTCCTGCGGTATGCTGACCAGCTTCTTTCTCAGGGCCTCGGCATCTTTCACCACGTCCAGGCCATCGACGGTCGCCCTGCCAGAACTCGGAAGGAGCTGCGTCGACAGTATGCGCATGAGCGTTGTCTTGCCGGCGCCGTTCCTGCCTATTACGGTAGTTATTTGCTTGTCAAAGCTCAGACTGACGCCCTTGAGCGCTACGGTGCCGTCCTTGTAGCGCTTTCTCAGCCTGACTATGTCTATCACAATAATACCCGACAACTAAGAAAGACAAGGTAGATTTGCAAGCAAAAGTCTAAAGCCCCTGCTCCTGCAATGGTGCTGCAGGGCTTGCAGTCACTTCCCGCTTGCAGGCCTCTTCACGAGAACCATGACATACTGCCCCAGCTTGTCGTATGCGCTCTCGAGCTTGTCCATTTTGACGTGCTCGGGAAGCTTCACCTCCCTGTTATGGACAAGCCCGATCAGCAGGTTCTCATGTCCTTTTATCAGACCGGCTACCCTATCTTCATGCTTCATCACACCACCGCTATACATAAGTATAGCAATAATTTATAATAGGCGCTCAATTGAAAGGAAATGCGATTTTCAAGCCCTATCAATGTATTTGGGCATTGCTGCAATGGCAAGTATACGCGGATATCATAGGCAATGTGGGGCGCGATTTAAGTATTTACAGATATTTACACCGAACAGCAACGCTTAATAATCTATCTGCAGAATGGATTTCATACGTTTAGTGACGTAGTACTTTTTGTAACACCATACAGTGAACACATGAATCCCCTTACATGGCTCCTGACAAAGGGCAAAAGAAAGCACTATCTTGACGAGGTCAATGCATCACTTGCCGCCAGACATGCGGGACCGAGGCCCCGTGGCCTAACGCAGATCGGCAGCGACGTTGCTATAGTGAACGACAAGGAAGACATGTGGCGCATAGTGCCAAGGGAGCAGGCAGACGATTACATCCACTCTGTCAGGGACCAGGAACAGAGAACCGCCAAGCTCTAATCTATTTTCTCTTTCTGACCCTATACCCCAATAGCCAGCCTGCCCAGATAAGCTTAAATATCTCTTCCGGCTGAGCGCTCCATGCGGGCTGTAGGGGTGTTACTATTCCAGGCATGCTGAAATACAAGGAGCGATACACAGATGAGCAGCAGCGCATCTTAGCTCCGTATTTTACCAGCATCTACGGCAATGTCTTTGTTCTGCGCGACTCCTTGTCGCAGACCACCAAGGCTGCACTGTTCGGTAGGTATTCGCGCTCCTCAAAGAGTATGAGGACGCTTTTCCTCGACGAATTCGTTAGGGATCCAAATACTGGAGAATACCACGGAGGACTGCAAGATCACATAGATGCCCTTGAAAAGGCTTCGAAGTTCAAGGTTGGCGGGCCTAGGTCGGAGGCCTTCTTCAGGCGGGTGTTTTCCGAGTACGGTGACGACTCTGTGATAGACTCGGCATCGGCCCACATCGCGCTCGAGGGAGTCGATCAGGTCGAGGCAAAGTACATAGAAGACGGCAGGCTCGCTGGCTACATAGAGAAATCTACGCGGTTCGTTGACTTCACTGGCAGGTATAAAATCGACAATGAGGGCTACATAGCAGGCAAGAGTGATAATGGCAGCTATCTCTACAAAGAATACCCGGAAATAATGGCCTCTAGCCTAGGCAATGCCTACAGGCAGACGATGGACCTGCTTTTCTCGACGGTGAAGACCCTGCAGGAGCCGGTTGCCGACGAACTGCGCAAAAGGTACCCGCTGGATGGCTTTCCATTCAAGATAAGCATAAACGGAAAGGAGCAGGAGGTCCTGTTCTCCGAGATAGAGCACATAAACGGCATAGACATAGAAGCCGAGAAAAGGAAGGCAACTAAGGCATACAATTCGTCAGTGAAGGCAGCATCTTTTGATGTAGTGCGTGTTCTGCTTCCAATGTCGACCATGACGAATATCGGCTGGCATTCCTCATACAGAACCGCTGACCATTCTCTTGTGAAGATGCTCTCTTACGATTATCCTCCAATACTGGAAACCGCAGATTCCGTCTACAACGAGCTTGCGAAGGAAAACGAACCGCTGATAAGCAGGGTGAAGGACAGGCACGGGACTGAAGAGATAAAGTTCCTAAAGCAAAGAGATTCATGGCTACGCATACTCGCCAGCAGGATGGATAATAACCCTACTAATGACAAGGAAGACGGCCCGGACGTCAGGCTTTTCCACAATGACACCCAAAGGGACGCGCTAGTCAGGGTGGCTGCAGCTACATTATACCCTTACACGAACCTGAGAATGAGACAGATAATGGCTAGGCTTAAGTCAGCAGACCGAGCTTCTGATATAAGGGCCATAACAACAACCAACCACGACAATGCAATTGGTCATCAAGAGCGCATGGCAGAGCTTCCTGATCTTCAGAATGGTCTGCTAGATTCACGGGCAGTGATAAGGACAGCTTCGGCAGGCCGGAGCAACAGGCGCCACAAGCCGCCAAGATCGTTCGAGCTGGCAAACTATGATGTGGAACTAGTCGGAAACATAGGTATATTCCGCGACCTGCAGCGCAACCGGTTCACCCTGCAAACCAGGCAGCGTTTCGGCATATCGAACGGCTATGATACGCCGAGGCTCTTGATTGACATAGGCCTTGATGGCAAGTTCAAGGACGCTATAGAAGCCGTGCAGAGCTTGTACAAGGACGTGCTCACAACTGCGCCCAAATACGCAGAGGCATGCGTAACTCTCGCACACAGAGTCAGATGGATAGCGAGCGCCGATTTGCGCCAGTTCATCTGGATGCTGGAGCTAAGGACCGGCCCGCAGGGGCATCCCGATTACAGAAAGCTGATGCAGAAGACTTACCAACTGCTGCGCAGCGAGCAACCTTCGCTTGTCAACCGCATTACCATGAAGTTCGTAGACTCGGACGATTACCCGCTCGGCAGGCTGGCTGCGCTGCACAGGACTGAAGGCAAGCTCGAAAAACTAGGTTGAATGGCGATTTTATGGCTTACATAATGATAGAGGGTCCCGAAGGCGCAGGTAAAACAGAAGGGGCTGCACGTCTGTTCGCTGGAATCAAGTCTGCAGGCTACGATGTGATGGTAAATCATGAGCCAGGGAACGGTACGCTTGGCACGCTGGTGAGGGCGACCCTGAGCGGCATAAAAAAACACGATTATGAAAGGCTGAAGTCCTTTATCCGGGACGGAAGCGAAATTGAACTTCTCCTGGATCACCTAACAAGCAATGAATACCGCGGCCCCAAAGTAATTGACACTATTAAGAGCGACTATTCCACAATAAAAGGGCTCATACACGATGATACTGTTTTCGACAAGTTGCTAGAATCCATGTCTGCCGCAAATAAGATAGATGTAGAGTCATTGCAGCTCCTTTTCACAGCTGTAAGGAGCGAGGACATGAAGAGGCTAAAGCCCTTTCTGGAACGCAGGGACATGGCGGTTATATCGGACCGTGGGTACCCATCCACAATAACATATGCGGAGAGCTCAGGTCCAAACAAGGCGTACGCAGATTTCCTTAAGCTAATAAATTCCAGATTCCCGAAACCAGACAAGCTATTCATACTTTATGCACCTCCTGAAATCCTGCTGAAGCGGGTTCAGCAGCGGGGCGGCATAGAGGAAAGGTTCGACAAACTGGAATCCATCAGAAACATAAGCGACAGCTACAGACGCAATTTCCCAGATGCATTCTACATTGATGCATCGCAGAGCCGCGAGAAGGTTTACGAGGAGCTTTTCAACGAGACGATGCGTGTGCTCAATAAGCTGGGCGTCAGTCCAGTATATAAAACGGCCGATTGACCAAAGTCACAAAACTAAGCGTGCCCGCGTCGAAACGCGGGCACGGCCGATGTTTCCACCGGTCTTCTGGGTTGTGCCAGAGAGCCTGGCGAAATTATTGCAACATAAAAGTATTTAATTGTTTATTTAACTTCTTATTTTTGTAGTAAAGTATAAATAGTTTATCTGCGTACTTTTAGCAGGAAATGCGCTGCCTGCGCTATACAAGTGGCAAACCGGTGTGTCACTTCTTCTTGGGTTGTCGCTAGGGCCAGCAGCAGGTTTCCTGGGTTGTGGAAATGGAGAACTTGGAGACAGAGCGGAAGCTCTACAAGAAGCACTTTCACAGGCGCTTCATGTATGAGCGGAAACTAAGGAAAGTGTTGGATTCCATGATAGGGGAAAGGAATGAGATGTACGGCATAACAGAGGAGCGCATGGAAGCATGCGAAGGAATGGCAAACGACGCAAGCACATCTAGCGGGCTCACCGAGCTCGTTGTCAAAGCAATCGACTACGAGAAGCTAAGCCAGAAGATGAAGTTGGACATGGGCGCCGACAGGCAGTACC
Encoded here:
- the ileS gene encoding isoleucine--tRNA ligase; the protein is MLAPDLIKSEEESLAKWEREHTRERVNTFNKEGKPYFFLEGPPYANGELHLGHARGYSRKDAILRFWRMNGRNVFDRAGFDVHGLPTENRVERDLGIKSKREIETGIGVGEFVKACTAAYRTYMKDQIEVAMRYGVWMDFANAYIPAAPDYIEKSFGVFKKIYDKKLVYRGTQVMPYCVHCGTVLAKGPEVEEEDDTDPSIYVLYKVNKELSKPKIELGGGAYLLAWTTTPWTIPGNMLVAVNPTAMYVRASINGREMIVAKDRLDAIAKDFGLSPIVLSEFLGSELDGIYYTNPLEKEVPRQKGFRKYHKVVMSEELVSMAEGSGLLHVAPAYGPEDFALAKSLRAPMLSLVGTDGKYTVDAGKYAGVALIHDANREVEKDLEANGALLAKTQLTHSYPHCWRCHEKLVYLPTEQWFVNVAKMKKRIIRECDRIEWHPPELKRMFLDSIRDAPDWVVSRQRYWGIPMPIWVCDSCGNRKVIGSLDELEQGEGRKVHRTEEDLHKPFIDEITFKCGKCGGTMHRVPDIFDVWYDSGVAHTASLSSDEFTAMYGKSFVTEGPDQIRGWFATLMKTGVAAYNKTPFNTIMLHGWVTDSKGFAMHKSKHNYVGAKDLIGKYPVDAVRLYLTRFVTHENIKFSETGIEEMQGVLMLMHNMANMINEYASVVGYTPKRVKTPRNLEGLDPEDAWIVSRLNSAIAEATEGFDGYETHKSVNAIVDFAVNDLSRFYLKIAKKKIVGSAKGRARKTLDIVNYALFNLILAMAPLAPMNMESIYLRLYHYKESVFMERWPKARQGLIGKELEKDFDVATESITALLNSREKAGIRLRWPVVSATLELSSEDAFATAQKLSGLIEDYTNSNKLVVKEVEGLSEAVIPVFKKLGPDFKENANAVADALRKADAAELRSEIESHGHFALHTGAGTFTIGPEHFATEKRAEESDAVLFKYGKAYVDTARDEAVVEDATLREFERNVQLMRKELGLKRIDRIELYYDTSAQLAGLLQRSTKRLAASLNAKNVVNGIPEGQQAKEFDVMDTPVKVFVRAQAR
- a CDS encoding ABC transporter permease; this encodes MNLKFIGAFTWYYGINSIPRGISYVVSSLMYPLVFLFLITIFSAGRLIDFAVIGGFLTIVSSNAVYGSADAAFQRIQLRIQDLFVATRLSPFDYNFGLAFSYLATSLPGIALYVLIGLYLGIFSALPFLAFIGVMFVLLIAVMAISIVITGLIRHVRNLWGVMAIVSVVLTTIPPSFYPYTILPKWALYVLMVSPVTPAAMFSQWLFGLSPFAWYALPVLAIETLVYFAIAMRMSGWREK
- a CDS encoding FAD-dependent thymidylate synthase, with amino-acid sequence MLKYKERYTDEQQRILAPYFTSIYGNVFVLRDSLSQTTKAALFGRYSRSSKSMRTLFLDEFVRDPNTGEYHGGLQDHIDALEKASKFKVGGPRSEAFFRRVFSEYGDDSVIDSASAHIALEGVDQVEAKYIEDGRLAGYIEKSTRFVDFTGRYKIDNEGYIAGKSDNGSYLYKEYPEIMASSLGNAYRQTMDLLFSTVKTLQEPVADELRKRYPLDGFPFKISINGKEQEVLFSEIEHINGIDIEAEKRKATKAYNSSVKAASFDVVRVLLPMSTMTNIGWHSSYRTADHSLVKMLSYDYPPILETADSVYNELAKENEPLISRVKDRHGTEEIKFLKQRDSWLRILASRMDNNPTNDKEDGPDVRLFHNDTQRDALVRVAAATLYPYTNLRMRQIMARLKSADRASDIRAITTTNHDNAIGHQERMAELPDLQNGLLDSRAVIRTASAGRSNRRHKPPRSFELANYDVELVGNIGIFRDLQRNRFTLQTRQRFGISNGYDTPRLLIDIGLDGKFKDAIEAVQSLYKDVLTTAPKYAEACVTLAHRVRWIASADLRQFIWMLELRTGPQGHPDYRKLMQKTYQLLRSEQPSLVNRITMKFVDSDDYPLGRLAALHRTEGKLEKLG
- a CDS encoding ABC transporter ATP-binding protein: MIDIVRLRKRYKDGTVALKGVSLSFDKQITTVIGRNGAGKTTLMRILSTQLLPSSGRATVDGLDVVKDAEALRKKLVSIPQEASPMGFLTPMEHLKTYLIARGSTVRQAARDAEDALRTLELYDARNTPSDELSGGMKRKIFVAMALAANADVVFLDEPTTGLDPLSRLEVWSAVKMLKGTLVLTTHYMEEAAELSDEIAMVDNGEVIGHGTMKSLLKRFNGMVRAETTAANVGGKYTIGNTKIMYIREHEAERYVEHSYTIKPITLEDLFVIRGVELES
- a CDS encoding thymidylate kinase, with product MAYIMIEGPEGAGKTEGAARLFAGIKSAGYDVMVNHEPGNGTLGTLVRATLSGIKKHDYERLKSFIRDGSEIELLLDHLTSNEYRGPKVIDTIKSDYSTIKGLIHDDTVFDKLLESMSAANKIDVESLQLLFTAVRSEDMKRLKPFLERRDMAVISDRGYPSTITYAESSGPNKAYADFLKLINSRFPKPDKLFILYAPPEILLKRVQQRGGIEERFDKLESIRNISDSYRRNFPDAFYIDASQSREKVYEELFNETMRVLNKLGVSPVYKTAD